The genomic region aatattctaaTAAGGTTCTATTagttatcatgaactaacaatgaaaatcCTTCTAAAGCGTTTAttaatcttaaaggattagttcactttcaaataaatatttcctgataatttactctcctccatgtcatccaagatgttcatgtctttctttcttcagtggaaaagaaatgaaggtttttgattaaatcattccaggatttttctccatatagtggacttcactggggttcagcgggttgaaggtccaaatgtcagtttcagtgcagcttcaaagagctctacatgatcccagacgaggaataagagtcttatctagagaaaccatcagacattttctaaaaaaaataaacattatatactttttaaccacaattgctcgtcttgcactgctctgtgatgctccacgcatgacgtaatcatgttggaaaggtcactcGTGACGTAgaggaagtaccgatccagtgtttacaaagagaacatcaaagactaagtcaaacaacCTTTACAAATAGATTTTGAAGGAGAAAATGTTTTACCGCGGTACTTCcatacgtcacgcgtgacctttccaacatgattacgtcatgcgtggagcatcacagagcagtgcaagatgagcatttgtggttaaaaagtatataatgtttatttttgtcagaaaatgtccgatggtttctctagataagactcttattcctcgtctgggatcatgtagagctctttgaagctgcactgaaactgacatttggaccttcaacctgttgaaccccagtgaagtccactatatggagaaaaatcctggaatgttttcctcaaaaaccttcatttcttttccactgaagaaagaaagacatgaacatcttggatgacatggaggagagtaaattatcaggaaacttttatttgaaagtgaactaatccattaaagttaatttcaacatttactaatacattattaaaatcaaagtttttatttgtttctcGTTAGctgcttttttctcagaattgcatgtttatatcttttataatttgcaattgtgaggaaaaaaagtcataattgtgagatgaaGAGTGGTAATGACCCTCTTTATTTCTTCAGATCAATAAGCTGCACCTGTGTAAGCCTCTGATCCGCGCCATCGACGGCTCCACGCTGAAGGACGAGTACAGCATGGCTCAGCGCGTCACCTACAAGTACTACGTGGGCAGGAAGGCCATGTTCGACAGCGACTTCAaaccaggtgtgtgtgtgtgtgtgtgtgtgtgtgtgtgtgtgtgtgtgtgtgtgtgtgtgtgtgtgcgcgtcaGAGCCCTTCTGTTGGTCACTAGAGctcagtgtgtttctgtgtccAGCTGAGGAGTGTCTGTCCTTCTCCTTCACACACTGCCATCGCTCCTGTCAGAGGAACAAGAGGCTCATCCTCATCTACCTGCTGCCCGTCAAGATGCTGCTGGTACGACCGTCACTGAGATTCACGCCagattcattaaattattaatgtttatgcCTTCATTCATTCTTATAATAACtttgtattaaattataaatccagaaaaattaaaatgcagcACAGAAAGAATCAGATGTTCAGATGTCACATGGTTGTGTTTGTCTTGTCAGGGTCACATGCCCACCCATCAGCTGCTGAAGAAGTACGACCTCATGCAGTTCGCTGACGTCACCAAGGCCGTgaggtaaaacacacacacacacacacacacacacacacacacacacacacacacacacacacacacacacactctcacagtCCAGTGAGGATGCTGTAGACCCTCATCATCTTCTCGTGTGTGTCAGCGAGGGGAACCTCTTACTGCTCAATGAAGCTCTGGTCAAACACGAGACCTTCTTCATCCGCTGCGGCATCTTCCTCATCCTGGAGAAGCTGAAGATCATCACCTACAGGAACCTCTTTAAGAAAGTGTGAgtgaacaacacacacacacacacactctctctcacacacacacacacacacagattcatTGATCTGAGAGCGTTCCTCTTTAGATATCATCTGCTAAAGACGCATCAGCTTCCTCTGGACGCCTTCCTGGTGGCGCTGAGGATGATGAAGGTGGAGGACGTGGACATCGATGAAGTGCAGTGCATCCTCGCCAACCTCATTTACATGGTGAGACGCACAGATCACTTCCTGTTGGGCACAAACATGTGCTGTTAAAGTGTTTGCACGAGTGTGAGACGCCCTTCTCTCTGTCTCAGGGTCACATCAAGGGTTATATTTCCCATCAGCACCAGAAGCTGGTCGTCAGCAAGCAGAACCCGTTTCCTCCGCTGTCCAGCGTATCCTGAACATCagctcccagaatgcacctgTTACCAGGAGGAAACACGCTGTTCTTCAGTGATTCATTCTCATTTTATGTTTGCCcttgtttttttattgattatgTCAAATAAACGTCACACTGTTTTGTATGTTTGATCGTTTTATTTAATGCCGCCTAAAACACGTCAGTATAAAACATTCAAGCTGGACACGTTCATCATATTGTTATTTTGCAGTGAAATACGACCCACACATGATTCTTAGATCATCATTGCTGTAGTTCTTTCTCGGACGCGTGCAGCAGCGGCCGGAGCCAGTGCAGGTATCGGGACAGTTTGGTGAACACGAGTCCTTTATCGCAGTCCGACAGAGACACGCCCGTCAGGAACGCCGTCTTCCCCTccactgtggcgacgggactcCCGGACTTCACCTCACACTTCATCAGTCTGCTGCGGACGGGAGCGTCGGACGCCATGCAGAACATCTTGTTGGTCATTAAGAACGTGAGGTTGAGGGAGTCACGACAGTCGTCCAATGAGAGGTAAGAGTGGCTGGGTCCGCCCATGACCACGCCCTCTCGGCCGGCCTTCATCAGGATGTTCTCGCTGTAGTCTTTCTCCGGCAGGCAGAGCGGGATGATGGACATGTTCTGTGGAAAAGGCTCCTTCAGCTCCAGGAAGGCCAGATCGTCCTCCGGACCGGACGCGTACCGCTTGTGAGGCGTCCAGCTGGAGACGCGCAACGCTGTGCTGGAGTCGCGGACCGCTGGAAGACAAGAACACGCacgcttaaagggttagttcacccaaaaatgaaaattctgtcatttattactctccctcaagaccttcgttcatcttcagaacacaaattaagatatttttgatgaaatccgatggctcagtgaggcctgcatagccagcaatgacatttcctctctcaagatccattaatgcactaaaaacatatttaaatcaggtcatgtgagtacagtggttcaatattaatattataaagccacgagaatatttttggagcgccaaaaaaaaacaaaataacgacttatattgAACTtacacatgaactgatttaaatatgtttttagtgcattaatggatcttgagagaggaaatgtcattgctggctatgcaggcctcactgagccatcggatttcatcaaaaatatcttgtgttctgaagatgaacgaaggtcttacgggtgtggaacgacatgagggtgagtaattaatgacattattttcatttttggatgaactaagtCACTTTTTTATGGAATGGTTGGTTAGTGCGGGTCATGTGCTCACCGAGACTGACGTGCCGCTCCTGCAGCGCCGACATACACACGGCTGACGTCAGCACAGACTTACGGCCCACGATCACACCGTGACAGATGACTTCACCGCTGCCGTTCACGAACCGCACCTgcaaacatcatcatcatcaggtCTCACCGGCTGAATACTGAACAgctgctcttctgattggctgatcgAGTGTAGTATGGTGCCCTGCGCTAGGGATGCTGGGTAATCCAGTTGATTCTCACCTCCCACGGGCAGCGTCCATCAGGACAGAAGCTGGACGTCTCTGTCGTCCCACACGGGTTCTGAACTGAGAACATGGAGGATGTCAGTGTCACATGTTCCACACTgcaaatgcaaatgagcagcagcaatgtagccaatcagaaGACAGTGAAGCGCGTTCCTCAGCCGTTCGCAAGTTTGtgcttaaattaaaatgtaaagacCGCTGTACCTTGAGGCGAGCAGCTCCGGCCGTTGCTGTGAAGCACGAATCCTCGCGCGCAGAAGCAGCGATACGCGCCTGCCGTCGGTTTGCAGAAGTGCTCGCACGCTAAAGGCCCGGCAGACGGACACTGGGATTTATCTGCAAAACATCATCATGAAGCATCCGACACACACTGAATGTGATCTCACACATCACATGTTTGTAAATCATCACATTCACCAGTTTGACAGTCGGTGCCGCTGTACATGTCGGTGCACGTGCAGGTGTAGCCGCCGATCCCGTCCTTGCACGTGCCGCCGTGTTTACACGGGTTGGATCTGCACTGATCTCCATCTATGATAAATAGTGTAAAAACAGGTTAAAATTATATGAGCCATCAACTAGCAATCTATGAAAAGTTATTCATCAGTTCattcatattataataatttaattgtatTCAAGCATGATCAAACTTTCTAAAGGTCTCTTACCGTAGTATTTGGTCCAGAACTCATTCTGTACGGAGGGGGAAAAAGTTGCATTGAGTGTAATTATTTCAGCACCATTTACTTAAATtactattaaataataataataataataataataataataaaacagtaaaaaataattataacgTTTAAAACGTGTAGGCCTACAGGCTATGTAAGCTCATTTCATGCTTGTAAATcatagtcaaaattatgacataaaagtcaaaataaagttgaaattgtGACACTAAAGGTCGAATTTATGACGTACTAAGtcataaaaagtcgaaattatgaccaaaaaaataataattatgacaaagtaataattacgactttttaatatcattattatgacttggtatgtcataatttcgattttTATGTCATAAAGATGCTTTGGTAAAGAATAATCTTTACTCGTACGTAAATTGTCTTGATGGGAGGAGTCAAAAAGCCCGCGTTCAGATACGGCGCGGCGGCGCGCATTAACGGTCAAACTAAAAAGACCGCGAACTTCAGTCACACCTCAGAATATCATCTCCTTCACATCAGAGTAACTCTGAAGCAAACAACAGTCGCACTTTCCTCCAGATCTGCCACTGGTGAGTACTTCATTGTCTAAAGCCTGTGATCCTTTTGAAGATTCATATAACGTCAAATAATATcgaatttaatataaattttatatcGTTCGCCCTAGGCCTAGGCTTTTTGTGCCTCGTCTGCATTTTCAGCTTCACGTTTTTAAAACGTTCAACTTTTTAAACACATCTTCGAGGCCCTGCGCGCTCTTGTCCATTTAGTTAGCGTTTTAAAAGCACAATATCcttctgtgtgaacagcttaCTTTAGTTTTCAAACCATGTTCCGGCCAGCAGGTGGGGCTGTCAGCCGGCACGTTTCAATAAACGTTATCGATTCAAATAGCTGACAGGAAAGTATAAAAGAGGTTTGGCTAACTTCTGTGTGTTTAACAACTTCACTTCTTACAATGTGACCATGTAAATGTATAGTTTTAGGGAGAATTAAATGAATACAATTGTTATTGATGGGTTTAACCCTAGCAACAAGTCTTTTTAGAAGCTGTTTTGTATCCAAACAAAGCTAGATGACATGTTGTTTAGATACCTGCAGCTTACATGTTCATTATCTACacaatttaatcatttaattgaCACCCCAACATGCTGCCCTCAGTATATGTTGATTGGTCATTAGATGTCGTACTGTCTTCTTGTCGTCCTCGAAGTATTCTCGGGCCTCTTCTTTATTGCATTTCTCCTCAAAGCACTCGCGCTCCAGATTCCCCTGCAGGATCTCCTCCAGCAGGAACAAATTCGCCCGTCTGGAGCGCTGGAGCAGCATGTTCGCCCGCCGACCAGAGCGAAACACTGAAAGACACGGTCGACTTATCATGATTACAAACATCATCCCtgctaacaaaaaatgttagaTGAACGTTCTGAAACGAGtagtgacatttaaaaaatgttagatgaactaaaatgtttcaGGAAAAAGTTCCATGAACGATAATGTTTTTGCGCTAACATGATTacagaccagataactttgaacgaacgttctattaatgttactgtaagaatgtttgttcataacttcaAGAGAACCTTGACAGAACGTTCCCTGATAGCTGGGATGCTGTGAAGAAATCAATGACGCATCTTTGACAAATTCACATCCTGAAGTCATGCTTATCTCGGTGGTTCGAGGAACAACAACACTACCAGTGAATGTCCTAGTCTGACTCTTTAAATCAGTTTAAGAGCAAAACAAGGACAGGAATGATAAATCGAGAGTAACGTACACTAATTCAGCTAACAAACATTATTCTAATAATttattcaaagttatctggtctttaataatgttctcaaaacgttagcacaaaaacattatttatacatcgttcatggaatgttttttctgtaacatttaTGCTGGACATTTGCTAagctaacatttttttaatgtcttaCTTGTTTCAGGGAACATTACAAAGTAACGTTCTCATAATGTTTGCCAAAtgataaaatgtaatgtttccaAGAAAGAAAATCTGGACGTAGCaaacgttcttagaacatgTTGTTAGCTGAGTTGATCTCTCACCCGTGCGTTGATCTCCGGACGACACATGATGAATGATCAGCGTGAAGAACAGCAGACGACATATCAGTGATTCCATCACGATCAATCAGCAGAAGCTCCTGACACCTGTCAGTCACTGATCATCAGCCGCTCGTctgtagccccgcccacaatCAATACAGTCAATAACTCTCGAAAGAACGTCTCTTCCTACACGACTGTACAGCATTAACAGGATATGATGCGATGGCGACGTCATTACTGCTTTCAGCTCACTGTGATTAAACGCTGTTAAACGAGTGCGTCAGATTCATTcgttaaatgatttttttttatgtctagATGATAAATGGTAAAAGTAAGATGAGTTTCTGTGTGCTCAGCGGTGTGTATCTGGACTCTAGTCTGTCAACATGACCTCTGAACTCTTCATCTGTGTGTTTGTCAACACATCCAGAGCCTCCACATACACTGACTTTAGTAAACTAAATTTAATTTACTGTCTTTATCCAACTGATTGTCAAATGTATTTGAATTGATAAAATTAGAAAGTTCTCTCAACTTTTGTGAAGTAGGTAAAACTCAAAAAAGCTCATGCCAAAAAGAATCAAAATATaatgagttattttttttacagtgtatgactGCCAACTTTCATAAGTTCATAAGGAAATGCATTCGACTTTATATGATAAGAATACGACAGAAACAGCTTATAAAATCAATTGTGTTTAATGAGAGTCGACATGAAACAGACCTCCATAATGTGTCTTATTTCAGAGCTAAACAAGATTTACTCAGAAATAACTAGTAttttttatagttatttttaacTAATTATTTCAACAATGATGATTTGATTGAATATGTTCATAAGTGGATGAAGTTACATGAATATGAAAGATTATGAAGACAAAAAAGATTTTCTGTAGAATCCCAGCTTATGGGGAACAATCtcagaacgttctggcaaggttttTTCAAAGTCATGAACAAACATTTGTTcagagttatctggtctttaataatgttctcaaaacaaaaacattatttttacatcgttcatggaacattttttaaatgtaactaattgtttcagaacgttcagagaacatttaaaagtaacgttcccataatgtttccAGAAATGTTCCCTCAACATTTGCATAGCTAAAAATCTGGACATTCGgggaacattcagaaataacatttttataactTTATGGGTTCTTAGAGTATATTTTTGATTGCTGGGATAACATCACTGATAAATCATCAACATGAATTAAGACCGTGTCGTTGTTGATTCACGTTGACTTCCTGTCAGACTCTTCGTACAGGCATCTTCTGAAGCAGCTCTCGCTTTGCTTTGGGTTTTATAGACATCTCTGCCATCTCTGGCATGACTTTGGCCATGGCATTCTGGATCCACTGGATGTACTTGGAAACCTGCGTGTAGACGCCGTACTTGCCCTTCCGGGCGCATCCCTCGCCCCAGCTCACCACGCCCGTGACAAACCATGTGTTTTTGTAGCGCGTCACATGCGGCCCGCCTCTGTCGCCCTGACACGCATCTTTTTCCTCCTGGTCGTATCCGGCGCAGAACATGCGATTAGAGATTTTGAAATTGCTGGACTCGATGCACTTGCCACGGTCGATGTACGGCACCATTAGCTTCTGGAGGGTGGTGGACTGAAGGCCGCCTTCACGCACACGGCCGAAGCCGCTCACCATTCCTTCCGCCTGACGCATCAGCACACGCTCGGCGAAGTTGGACTCCGGCAGGCAGGCGGGGAGGATGAATCTGGTGAATGTGATGGGCTTGCTGAGCTTAATGAGGGCGATATCGTTGTGGTAGGTGTCCGCCATGTAGTTGTTGTGAATCAGAACCTCGTCTATGTCATGGGTGACCTCACGACCCTCGTTGACCAGCGTGTCAAACTCACCTGACAGAAAAACATGAACGCTAATGAAAACACCCAA from Megalobrama amblycephala isolate DHTTF-2021 linkage group LG7, ASM1881202v1, whole genome shotgun sequence harbors:
- the pcid2 gene encoding LOW QUALITY PROTEIN: PCI domain-containing protein 2 (The sequence of the model RefSeq protein was modified relative to this genomic sequence to represent the inferred CDS: deleted 1 base in 1 codon) — encoded protein: MAHITLNQYLQQVLEALESRDGSFCAEMLSFKHPHVANPRLQLSSPEEKCQQLLEPPYDEMVAAHLRCTFAVSNHDFVEAYKCQTVVVQSFLRAFQAHKEENWALPIMFAVTLDLRIFANNAEQQLQVKGKGKVGDMLEKATEQLMNCFRVCASDNRAGIDDSKKWGMLFLINQLFKIYFKINKLHLCKPLIRAIDGSTLKDEYSMAQRVTYKYYVGRKAMFDSDFKPAEECLSFSFTHCHRSCQRNKRLILIYLLPVKMLLGHMPTHQLLKKYDLMQFADVTKAVSEGNLLLLNEALVKHETFFIRCGIFLILEKLKIITYRNLFKKVYHLLKTHQLPLDAFLVALRMMKVEDVDIDEVQCILANLIYMGHIKGYISHQHQKLVVSKQNPFPPLSSVS
- the prozb gene encoding protein Z, vitamin K-dependent plasma glycoprotein b; translated protein: MESLICRLLFFTLIIHHVSSGDQRTVFRSGRRANMLLQRSRRANLFLLEEILQGNLERECFEEKCNKEEAREYFEDDKKTNEFWTKYYDGDQCRSNPCKHGGTCKDGIGGYTCTCTDMYSGTDCQTDKSQCPSAGPLACEHFCKPTAGAYRCFCARGFVLHSNGRSCSPQVQNPCGTTETSSFCPDGRCPWEVRFVNGSGEVICHGVIVGRKSVLTSAVCMSALQERHVSLAVRDSSTALRVSSWTPHKRYASGPEDDLAFLELKEPFPQNMSIIPLCLPEKDYSENILMKAGREGVVMGGPSHSYLSLDDCRDSLNLTFLMTNKMFCMASDAPVRSRLMKCEVKSGSPVATVEGKTAFLTGVSLSDCDKGLVFTKLSRYLHWLRPLLHASEKELQQ